In Pseudomonadota bacterium, a single genomic region encodes these proteins:
- a CDS encoding LapA family protein → MKTIKQVLVLTISIALVLVAVQNTAPIQARFLWFTTEMPVILLLFLTAAGGFILGLIVSLLAKSGTKLKS, encoded by the coding sequence ATGAAGACAATAAAACAAGTTCTTGTTTTGACAATCAGTATTGCCTTGGTGCTGGTGGCTGTGCAAAACACAGCTCCCATCCAGGCTCGATTCCTTTGGTTTACCACAGAAATGCCGGTAATACTACTGCTGTTTCTTACGGCTGCAGGAGGTTTTATATTAGGGTTAATTGTGTCGCTACTCGCTAAAAGCGGCACTAAACTTAAATCGTAA
- a CDS encoding ribonuclease H yields the protein MDELIIFTDGSVNTKSKIGYGAYLAVSEPGLSLDALRKQVKVKRFDHTSSTNLELQTLLWALNDIQVMGNKVIIYTDSQNIMGLPGRRERLEKNNYCSKKNRRINNYELYQKFYRMTDQINCKFVKVHGHQASNKKDDTDRLFTLVDKASRNALRKDVGEHSI from the coding sequence GTGGATGAGCTGATTATATTTACAGATGGAAGTGTGAATACTAAGTCAAAGATTGGATATGGGGCTTACCTCGCTGTATCTGAACCTGGACTTTCGTTGGATGCTTTGAGAAAGCAAGTGAAAGTGAAGCGCTTTGATCATACTTCTTCAACGAATCTTGAATTACAAACTCTATTATGGGCGCTAAACGATATTCAGGTAATGGGGAACAAGGTAATTATATATACGGATTCCCAAAACATCATGGGTTTGCCGGGAAGGCGTGAGCGCTTAGAAAAAAACAATTATTGTTCAAAGAAAAACAGGCGTATAAATAATTATGAGCTTTATCAGAAATTTTATAGAATGACTGATCAAATAAATTGTAAATTTGTTAAAGTGCATGGACATCAGGCATCAAATAAAAAAGATGATACAGACAGGCTTTTTACACTTGTGGATAAAGCTTCAAGGAATGCGTTGAGAAAAGATGTCGGGGAGCATTCAATTTGA
- a CDS encoding YwbE family protein: MNGNNRANIKVGAHVKVVQKQDQRTGNLTEGIVKNILTKSGTHPHGIKVRLESGIVGRVKEIT, translated from the coding sequence ATGAACGGAAATAACCGCGCTAATATAAAAGTGGGTGCGCATGTAAAAGTTGTGCAAAAACAGGATCAGCGTACAGGCAATCTGACTGAAGGTATTGTGAAGAATATTCTTACAAAATCAGGTACCCATCCGCATGGGATAAAGGTACGCCTTGAAAGCGGTATAGTAGGACGGGTTAAAGAAATTACCTGA